The proteins below come from a single Salvelinus fontinalis isolate EN_2023a chromosome 1, ASM2944872v1, whole genome shotgun sequence genomic window:
- the LOC129865359 gene encoding C-terminal-binding protein 2-like isoform X2: MMYHTITLTREDLEKFKALRIVIRIGSGYDNIDIKAAGELGVAVCNIPSACVEETADSTMCHILNLYRRNTWLYQALREGTRVQSVEQIREVASGAARIRGETLGLIGFGRSGQAVAVRAKVFGFNVIFYDPYLQDGLERSLGVQRVYTLQDLLYQSDCVSLHCNLNEHNHHLINDFTIKQMRQGAFLVNAARGGLVDEKALAQALKEGRIRGAALDVHEIEPFSFATGPLKDAPNLICTPHTAWYSEQASLEMREAAATEIRRAISGRIPDSLRNCVNKEFFVTTGPWAVMDQQGVHPELNGTAYSQANQTLHALTTGVPQDKM; this comes from the exons ATGATGTACCACACCATCACTCTGACCAGAGAGGACCTGGAGAAGTTCAAGGCTCTGCGCATCGTCATCCGCATCGGCAGCGGCTACGACAACATCGACATCAAGGCAGCCGGAGAGCTGG GCGTAGCAGTGTGTAACATCCCGTCGGCCTGCGTGGAGGAGACAGCAGACTCCACCATGTGTCACATCCTCAACCTGTACCGACGAAACACCTGGTTGTACCAGGCTCTCCGGGAGGGCACGCGGGTCCAGAGTGTGGAGCAGATCAGGGAGGTGGCGTCCGGAGCGGCCCGCATCCGTGGGGAGACGCTCGGCCTTATTGGCTTCG gtcgTTCGGGTCAGGCGGTGGCAGTGCGGGCCAAAGTGTTTGGCTTCAACGTGATCTTCTACGACCCCTACCTGCAGGACGGCTTGGAGCGTTCCCTGGGCGTCCAGCGCGTCTACACCCTACAGGACCTCCTCTACCAGTCAGACTGTGTGTCTCTGCACTGCAACCTTAATGAGCACAACCACCATCTCATCAACGACTTCACCATCAAACAG ATGCGTCAGGGAGCGTTCCTGGTGAATGCAGCGCGGGGAGGGCTGGTGGATGAGAAGGCCCTGGCTCAGGCCCTGAAGGAGGGGAGGATACGTGGCGCTGCCCTGGACGTGCACGAGATAGAACCGTTCAG TTTTGCTACAGGCCCTCTGAAGGATGCTCCCAACCTGATCTGTACACCACACACAGCCTGGTACAGTGAACAGGCTTCTCTGGAGATGAGAGAGGCAGCTGCCACCGAGATACGAAGAGCCATCAGCG GCCGCATCCCTGACAGCCTAAGAAACTGTGTGAATAAGGAGTTCTTTGTGACCACAGGACCGTGGGCAGTAATGGACCAGCAAGGTGTCCACCCAGAGCTCAATGGCACCGCCTACAG CCAAGCCAACCAAACTCTGCACGCCCTAACAACCGGTGTTCCTCAAGACAAAATGTAA
- the LOC129865359 gene encoding C-terminal-binding protein 2-like isoform X1 — protein sequence MMYHTITLTREDLEKFKALRIVIRIGSGYDNIDIKAAGELGVAVCNIPSACVEETADSTMCHILNLYRRNTWLYQALREGTRVQSVEQIREVASGAARIRGETLGLIGFGRSGQAVAVRAKVFGFNVIFYDPYLQDGLERSLGVQRVYTLQDLLYQSDCVSLHCNLNEHNHHLINDFTIKQMRQGAFLVNAARGGLVDEKALAQALKEGRIRGAALDVHEIEPFSFATGPLKDAPNLICTPHTAWYSEQASLEMREAAATEIRRAISGRIPDSLRNCVNKEFFVTTGPWAVMDQQGVHPELNGTAYRYPPGMMGMAPGVIPGGLEGMVPGGVPIAHTLPSGTHPSQAPSPNQPASKHCHGETREHLTEQ from the exons ATGATGTACCACACCATCACTCTGACCAGAGAGGACCTGGAGAAGTTCAAGGCTCTGCGCATCGTCATCCGCATCGGCAGCGGCTACGACAACATCGACATCAAGGCAGCCGGAGAGCTGG GCGTAGCAGTGTGTAACATCCCGTCGGCCTGCGTGGAGGAGACAGCAGACTCCACCATGTGTCACATCCTCAACCTGTACCGACGAAACACCTGGTTGTACCAGGCTCTCCGGGAGGGCACGCGGGTCCAGAGTGTGGAGCAGATCAGGGAGGTGGCGTCCGGAGCGGCCCGCATCCGTGGGGAGACGCTCGGCCTTATTGGCTTCG gtcgTTCGGGTCAGGCGGTGGCAGTGCGGGCCAAAGTGTTTGGCTTCAACGTGATCTTCTACGACCCCTACCTGCAGGACGGCTTGGAGCGTTCCCTGGGCGTCCAGCGCGTCTACACCCTACAGGACCTCCTCTACCAGTCAGACTGTGTGTCTCTGCACTGCAACCTTAATGAGCACAACCACCATCTCATCAACGACTTCACCATCAAACAG ATGCGTCAGGGAGCGTTCCTGGTGAATGCAGCGCGGGGAGGGCTGGTGGATGAGAAGGCCCTGGCTCAGGCCCTGAAGGAGGGGAGGATACGTGGCGCTGCCCTGGACGTGCACGAGATAGAACCGTTCAG TTTTGCTACAGGCCCTCTGAAGGATGCTCCCAACCTGATCTGTACACCACACACAGCCTGGTACAGTGAACAGGCTTCTCTGGAGATGAGAGAGGCAGCTGCCACCGAGATACGAAGAGCCATCAGCG GCCGCATCCCTGACAGCCTAAGAAACTGTGTGAATAAGGAGTTCTTTGTGACCACAGGACCGTGGGCAGTAATGGACCAGCAAGGTGTCCACCCAGAGCTCAATGGCACCGCCTACAG GTACCCGCCAGGCATGATGGGCATGGCTCCAGGGGTGATCCCGGGTGGGTTAGAGGGGATGGTGCCAGGGGGGGTACCAATCGCCCATACCTTGCCCTCTGGTACGCACCCGTCCCAGGCCCCTTCGCCCAACCAGCCAGCCTCCAAACACTGTCACGGAGAGACCAGAGAGCACCTCACCGAGCAATAG